The Paenibacillus sp. FSL R7-0345 DNA segment GTGTTAATACTAAAAAACGTCAAAATAGGATTGACCGTTTGCCTAACGGGTGGTAATATTTGTTATGCAAAATAAAAACAAAAATAATAACAAATGAAAAGGTGGTATGCCGAAAAGAACGGGTTTTCTGCAAAGTTGTTATTTTTTTATACACGTCTGTAAGCGCTTTAATTAAATTACGGGAGGTTATACGAATGAAAAGAGTGAAGGGGTATTCCGTGTTATTGCTGTGCCTGGTCTTTCTGCTTACAGCCTGCAGCGGCGGGAATAATGCAGCGAACAGTCCGAAAAATAACCCGACTGCGGAGCCGGCCGCAACAGAGGCGGTTGCAGAAGCCACGGCAAAGCCAACAGCAGCACCTGTGGATATGGGCGGACGCGTTATTAAGGTAGCTGCCTGGTGGGACCTCAAGCCGGCGGGGAACTCCGCTTCCGAGAAGGAACGGCTGGCCAAGATTGCCGAAGTGGAAAAGAAATACAACTGCAAATTTGAATTCGTGAATGTGCCGTTTGAAGAGTTTATGCCGAAGTTTACAGCTACTGCGCTTACAGGAGAACCCTTTGCCGACATCGTGATTATGGAGTACAACTCGGCATGGCCGGCCATTCTCAAGGGACAGCTGATGAAGGTCAGCGAGTTCACAACGGCGGAATCCAATATTAACAACGAAGCGACACTGCTGGTCAAAGCCCCGCAGATCGCCAATGAATATTACGCTTTTGCGGAGCCGGGAACCGGCGGCGCAGGCCTGCATTACAACCGCGACCTATTCAAGAAGCTGGGCCTGCCTGATCTGCAGGAGGTATATGCTAGCGGACAATGGAACTGGGATAAGTTCATTGAAATCGCCAAGCAGGCCACCAAGGATACCGATAATGACGGCAAGATCGACACCTACGGTTTCTCGGGCTGGGCTATCGACATCCTCCGCAATTTCTCCGCAGCCAACGGAGGCAAAATTGTTGACGAAGCTACAGGCACCCAAGGCCTGACTGATCCTAAGGTCATTGAAACCGCTGAATTTATTAACCGTCTCTACAATGTGGAAAATGTCATGAAGATCAAGGGCACTGACAAAATCGGCTATGACGAGTTTAACACCTTCAAAGACGGCGATGTGGCCATGTTCCCTGCTCCGGTGTGGAATCTGGGCGATCTGACCTTTGATTTCGGTGTTGTGCCGTTCCCTAACGGCCCGTCGGGATCACCGGAGGTGACGTATGCGGATAACGGAAAAAATGCCTTCTTTATTCCTAAAGGTGTAAAAGATCCGTCGGCTGTGTACCAGGCGTTCGAGGAGACGTATGACATTACCCAAACCGGCGATTTCCCGAGCCAGGAATGGCTGGAAAGCATCTATGCCCATGAAGAGGATGTAGCCATGCTGCATGATCATATCAACAACACAGGCCAGATTCTGCTGGAAACGGCTTATCCCGAGTTCCCGACCAGCGGCTACATGAGAGATATTATCGTAGATAACCAGTCGGTTACAGCGACTGCCGAGAAGTATAAACCGGAAGCAGAAGCTTCCATTGCCAAGCTGGGCAAGTAACAGGAGCGGCCCGGGCCGCTTTTGCGGCGGGGGAGCCTGCGGGCTCCTCCTGCTGCATACAGGTAAGATTTCACCACAGTAAGTTGAGCCTTCCCGTACAAGGGGAACTGCTGCTTCTGCTGTAAGGAGGACTTCTGGTGACCGGTAAAACTAGCCGTTTTCAACTGGCCAAGAATATAACGCTTGCCGCTTTAGCCTTGTTGCTTATGCTTCCGGCAGGCTTGAACGTACAGGCAAATGCAAGTGATCAGGCAGTACCGGCAACAAAGAATGCGCAGGCGGCAGCTGCTGCCGGGGAGATTCCGGACGGTGCAGCCCTTGCAGAAGGAACAGCAGCCTTTAACCAGGATAAGTACGCAGCTTATCTCGAGGGGTATAAGGATGCCGCCAGACCGGAGCATGAGATCATTATTGAGGCAGCGGATTACAGCCTGGCCGAGGACAGCGGAATCAGCAGGCTGTCTGATTACGAGGGGATGGCCGGAGAGTCCTTACTCACCAGTGAGTCGGGCAAAGTGGAGTGGACGGTCAGCGTCGCTGAAGCCGGTCTCTACAATCTGTCCATGCTGTATTATCCGGTAGCAGGCAAAAGCTCGGCAATCGAGCGTGCGCTGTACATCGATGGAGAGCTGCCTTTCCGCGAAGCTGCCTTTCTGCAGTTTGACCGCATCTGGGTGAATCAGCTGGACCAGCTGGAAACGGATAATCAGGGCAATGACCTGAGACCCAGACAGCTTGAGCAGCCGCGCTGGAGCGAGAAGCCGTTTCAGGATTCTGACGGGTATGAGAATGAGCCCTTTTTATTTTATTTTTCCAAAGGCACACATACGCTGGGACTGGAATCTTCCAGAGAGCCGGTTATCATCAGGCAGCTGAAGCTGTACAAGCAGCCTGAGCCGCTGTCCTATGAGGAGCTGAAAAAGCAGCTGGATGCCGCCGGTGCCCAGCCTGCGGATAATCAGCTGCTGGTTATTGAGGGAGAAGCGGCAGCAGCCAAATCATCTCCGACGCTATACCCGCTCAGCGAGCGTTCCAGCTCTGCTGTTCATCCCTACAGCTCTTCCAAAATAAAAATAAACACCATTGGCGGATTTAACTGGCGGATACCCGGCCAGTGGATTGAATGGGAAATCGATGTTCCTGAGACCGGGCTATATAAGATGGCCTTTAAGACACAGCAAAATTTCGTAAGGGGAATTTACTCCACCCGCCGGCTGACCATTGATGGCGTGGTACCCTTTGCGGAAATGGCCATGGTCCCTTTCCGCTATAAAAGCGGCTACCGGCTGGATGTTATGGGCGGAGATGAACCCTATCTGTACAATCTTGAAAAAGGAAAGCATGTGGTACGGCTTGAGGCCAGTCTGGGCGAGTTCGCTCCGCTGATCCGCGAGGTGGAGGAGAGCCTGTACAACCTCAATTCGATGTACCGCAAGATTCTGATGATTACCGGTACAAAGCCGGATGAATACCGCGATTACCAGCTGGATAAGAAGGTGCCGGATATGCTGGAGGTATTCGGGTCCGAGCATGACCGGCTGAGAAGCGTCGCCAAACAGCTGGCCCGGCTGTCGGGACAGTCCAGCGACCAGGAAGCGCTGCTTAAGACGATGGCGCAGCAGCTCAGCGAGCTGATCGAGGATCCGGATACCATCCCGAGAAGACTTACCGCCTACAAGACGAATACCGGCGGCCTCGGCACATGGGTTCAGCAGGCCAGAGAGCAGCCGCTGGAGATTGACGCGCTGTATGTGGCTTCGCCGGATAGGAAGCTTCCGAAGAAAGGGATGGGCTTTGGCTCGAAAATCAAACACGAGACAGCTACCTTCCTGGCCTCCTTCTTCACGGATTACAACCAGATCGGGAATGTATCCGATGAGGATGACCAGAAGTCTGTCACCGTATGGATCGGCAGCGGACGCGATCAGGCGAATACGATGAAGGCGATGATCGATGAGACCTTTACCTCAGAAACCGGCATCAATGTGAATCTGAAGCTGGTGAATATGTCCACACTGCTGCCGGCGACACTGGCCGGACAAGGTCCCGATGTTGCGATGCAGATCGGCACAGATCTTCCTGTTAACTTTGCCATGCGTAATGCGGCAACAGATCTCACGCAGTTCGCAGACTACAGCGAAGTGGAGAGCCGCTTCCGCGACAGTGCGATGGTGCCGTTCCGGTATGACGGCGGAGCTTATGCCCTGCCGGAGACCCAGACATTCAATATGCTGTTCTACCGTAAGGACATTCTGGAGGAGCTTCATCTTGAGGTGCCCCAGACGTGGGAGGATGTATCCACGCTGCTGGCTGTGCTCAGCAAGAACCATATGCAGTTCGGTCTTCCTGTTGTAATCCAGTCTGCTATTCAAGGGCAGAATATTCCGCCCAACTCGATGTATGCGGCACTGCTGTTCCAGAACGGCGGACAATTCTACCGTAACGGCGGGGAGGAGTCGGATCTCGATTCCCGGACCGGTATTGAAACGTTCAAGCAGTGGACGGAGTTCTACACCGATTACAAGCTTGAAAAGGAGTATGACTTCGCCAACCGGTTCCGGACCGGGGAAATGCCTTTTGGCATAGCGGATTATACCGTCTACAACCAGCTGTCTGTATTCGCTCCGGAGATCCGGGGCATGTGGGGCTTTGTGCCGATCCCCGGAACCTTGAAGGAGGACGGCACTATCGACCGTACGGTCTCGAGCGGCGGAAGCGGCGTCATTATGATGGAGAAGGCGGAAGATAAGGACTCGGCCTGGGAGTTCATGAAATGGTGGACCAGCGAGGAGACGCAAACTGTGTTTGGACGCGAAATGGAAGGCCTGATGGGGGCTGCCGCGCGTTATCCGACCGCCAACATCAAGGCGCTGGACAGTCTGCCCTGGCCGGTTGACGACTACGATAATCTGAAGGCCCAATTTGAGTGGGCTGAGGGTGTGCCTGAGGTGCCTGGGGGATATTTTACAGGCCGGCATTTATTCAATGCCTTCTACAAGACGGTAGTCGGCAATGTGGAAGCCCGGGAATCCATCATGGACTACGTTCAATATATCCAGGATGAGATCAGCACCAAGCGCAGAGAGTTTGGCCTATAGCAGCAAGGGGGAGGAGCAAGCCGTGCAGAATTGGTGGAGCCTGAAATGGCATGAGATAAGAGCCAATAAGCATTCGTACTTTTTAATGGCACCGTATATGATCCTGTTCGCCGTATTTACGGTGTTGCCTGTCCTGGTGTCGATTGTGCTCAGCTTCACATATTTCAACATGTTAGAATTTCCGAAGTTTATCGGCTGGCAGAACTATACCCGCCTGTTCCTGGAGGATGATGTTTTCCTGATTGCCCTCAAAAATACGCTGCTGTTCGCAGTGATTACAGGGCCCATCAGCTACATTGCCTGTTTTGTATTCGCGTGGATCATCAACGAGCTGTCACCCAAGCTTAGGGCGGTAATGACACTTGTCTTCTATGCGCCTTCCATTTCAGGCAACGTCTACTTCATCTGGCTGATGATCTTCTCCGGTGACCGGTACGGCATTATGAACGGCCTGCTGCTGCGCTTCGGCTTCATTCTGGAGCCGATCCTGTGGCTGAAGACGGAAGGCTATATTATGCCGATTATCATCCTGGTGCAGCTGTGGCTCAGTCTGGGAACCGGCTTCCTGGCGTTCATCGCCGGCCTGCAGACGGTAGACGGTACTTTATATGAAGCCGGAGCTGTCGACGGAATCAAAAACCGCTGGCAGGAGCTATGGTACATCACACTGCCGTCGATGCGGCCGCAGTTAATGTTCGGCGCCGTAATCCAGATTACGACCGCTTTTGCCGTAGCCGATGTCTCGATTGCCCTGGCCGGGTTCCCGAGTGTGAACTATGCGGCGGAGACGATCGTCACGCATCTGATTGATTTTGGCACCACAAGATTTGAAATGGGATACGCGTCAGCAATTGCTACTGTGCTGTTCCTGATCATGGTCGCCTCGAACCTTATTGTACAAAAGCTCCTTAGAAAGGTGGGTGAATAATCATGAATATCCCCTTTCAGGTTAATGCCAGAAGGCGGATCGGACACGCGGTCCGGATGCCCAAAAAACGGGTGAACCGTTCAGCCTGGGGCACGTTTTCCTTATTCGCCCTGCTGACACTCTTCGGGGCCTTTATGATTCTGCCGCTTGTTTATGCCATTAATAATGCATTCAAGCCGCTGGATGAAATTTTTATTTTCCCGCCGACCCTGTTTGTCCGCCATCCCACGCTGAATAATTTTGTTGATCTGTTTAACCTGCTCGGCAATTCGTGGGTGCCGTTCTCAAGGTATATTTTCAACACGGTGTTCATTACGGGTGCAGGCATTATCGGACACGTCATATTCGCCTCTGCGGCGGCATATCCGCTGGCCAAGCATCATTTTCCCGGCAAAAAAGTGCTGTTCACCATCGTCGTCCTGTCGCTGATGTTCACGCCGGCTGTAACGGCTATGCCTAACTACATGATTATGTCCTGGCTGGGGCTGATCGACACGTACTGGGCCGTCATTATACCGGCATTCGCCTATTCTCTGGGCCTGTATCTGATGAAACAGTTTATGGAGCAGATTCCGGATGTGCTGCTGGAGGCCGCCAAAATCGACGGTGCCAGCGAATACCGCATCTTCTGGACAATCGTTATGCCTAACGTTAAGCCGGCCTGGCTGACCCTGATTATTCTGCTGTTTCAGATCCTGTGGGGCAGCGACGGCAACGGCTTCATCTACAGCGAACAGCTGAAATCGCTTCATTTCGCGGCTGGCCAGGTGGTAGCTGGAGGTATTGCCCGATCCGGTGCGGCGGCGGCGGTAGCGCTGATCCTGATGAGCGTGCCGATTACGCTGTTTGTTTTTTCACAGAGCCGGATTATCGAGACAATGGCTACTTCAGGAATGAAGGACTAGGGGGGAAGGCAGTTGATTGCAAAAAAGTGGCTGCTTGCGGGGACAGTGGCATCCCTGCTGCTGAGTTGTGCGGCTCCCGCGCCGGTGCATGCCGAGGCCGTGCCATATGAGAGCTATAACTACAATTACTGGGAGGAAGCCGTGCCTGCTCCGGCAGCGTACATTCCCGACCGCACCCTTACAGGCAAGGATCTTGGAGTGGGGGATTTCCTTGACCCCGCCGACATGGTCGTTGCGGACAGCGGGCTGATCTATATCGTGGACACCGGGAATGCCCGGATTATCTGCCTGGACAGCAGCTGGAGGGTCGATAAGGTCATCACCGGCTTTGACAACGCCGGGAAGGAAGAGACCTTTAAGAATCCGTCGGGCCTTTATGTGAATGACGAGGGCAATCTGTTCGTGGCCGATACGGACAACGGGCGCATCGTCGTGCTGTCCCCGGACGGGGAGCTGCTGCGGATGATTGAGCAGCCCGAATCGGATATTCTGCCGGCGGACTTCAAGTTTATCCCCGTTAAGGTAACGGTGGACCAGGCGGAACGGGTCTATGTCATTGCCAAGGGTATTTTCGAGGGCATTATGCAGTTTGACGAGAACGGCGTGTTCATTGGCTACGTCGGCACGAACAAGGTCAAGCGCGACTACACCGAATACATCTGGCGGATGTTCTCCACCAAGGCGCAGAAGGCGCAGATGGCACTGTTCGTCCCTACGGAATTCTCCAATATTGATGTGGATGACAAAGGCTTCCTGTATGCAACGAATATTGATCCGGGCTCCAAAGAGCCGGTCAAGCGGCTTAACCCTTCCGGCGAGGATGTACTGAAACGGTTCGGCTACTTCGATGTTCTCGGGGATATCCGCTACCGCATGTCGGTGGGACCGTCCAAGTTCACGGATATCAAGGTGCTGCCGGACGGCAGGTACAGTGCGCTTGATGCCAATCAGGGTAAGGTGTTCACTTATAACGATGAAGGCGACCTTCTGTATGTATACGGCGGCAAGGGCAACCAGACCGGGACGTTCAAAATACCGGCAGCCATCGAGTACGCCGCCGGCAGCCAGCTCGTGCTGGACCGGGGGAAGGGCAATATCGTGGTTTTCAAGCCGACCCGGTTCGGCAGTATTGTGAATGAGGCGGTCGGCTATCATTACAACGGCGAGGATGCACAGGCGGTTCCTGTCTGGAAGGAAGTCCTGAAGCTGAATGCCAACTATGATATCGCGTATATCGGCATAGGCAAGTCGCTGCTGATGGAGAAGAACAACAAGGAGGCAATGAAATATTTCAAGCTCGGGTTGGACCGGGACGGTTATTCCGTAGCCTTCAAACGGTACCGCAGAGAAGTGA contains these protein-coding regions:
- a CDS encoding extracellular solute-binding protein — translated: MKRVKGYSVLLLCLVFLLTACSGGNNAANSPKNNPTAEPAATEAVAEATAKPTAAPVDMGGRVIKVAAWWDLKPAGNSASEKERLAKIAEVEKKYNCKFEFVNVPFEEFMPKFTATALTGEPFADIVIMEYNSAWPAILKGQLMKVSEFTTAESNINNEATLLVKAPQIANEYYAFAEPGTGGAGLHYNRDLFKKLGLPDLQEVYASGQWNWDKFIEIAKQATKDTDNDGKIDTYGFSGWAIDILRNFSAANGGKIVDEATGTQGLTDPKVIETAEFINRLYNVENVMKIKGTDKIGYDEFNTFKDGDVAMFPAPVWNLGDLTFDFGVVPFPNGPSGSPEVTYADNGKNAFFIPKGVKDPSAVYQAFEETYDITQTGDFPSQEWLESIYAHEEDVAMLHDHINNTGQILLETAYPEFPTSGYMRDIIVDNQSVTATAEKYKPEAEASIAKLGK
- a CDS encoding extracellular solute-binding protein; the protein is MTGKTSRFQLAKNITLAALALLLMLPAGLNVQANASDQAVPATKNAQAAAAAGEIPDGAALAEGTAAFNQDKYAAYLEGYKDAARPEHEIIIEAADYSLAEDSGISRLSDYEGMAGESLLTSESGKVEWTVSVAEAGLYNLSMLYYPVAGKSSAIERALYIDGELPFREAAFLQFDRIWVNQLDQLETDNQGNDLRPRQLEQPRWSEKPFQDSDGYENEPFLFYFSKGTHTLGLESSREPVIIRQLKLYKQPEPLSYEELKKQLDAAGAQPADNQLLVIEGEAAAAKSSPTLYPLSERSSSAVHPYSSSKIKINTIGGFNWRIPGQWIEWEIDVPETGLYKMAFKTQQNFVRGIYSTRRLTIDGVVPFAEMAMVPFRYKSGYRLDVMGGDEPYLYNLEKGKHVVRLEASLGEFAPLIREVEESLYNLNSMYRKILMITGTKPDEYRDYQLDKKVPDMLEVFGSEHDRLRSVAKQLARLSGQSSDQEALLKTMAQQLSELIEDPDTIPRRLTAYKTNTGGLGTWVQQAREQPLEIDALYVASPDRKLPKKGMGFGSKIKHETATFLASFFTDYNQIGNVSDEDDQKSVTVWIGSGRDQANTMKAMIDETFTSETGINVNLKLVNMSTLLPATLAGQGPDVAMQIGTDLPVNFAMRNAATDLTQFADYSEVESRFRDSAMVPFRYDGGAYALPETQTFNMLFYRKDILEELHLEVPQTWEDVSTLLAVLSKNHMQFGLPVVIQSAIQGQNIPPNSMYAALLFQNGGQFYRNGGEESDLDSRTGIETFKQWTEFYTDYKLEKEYDFANRFRTGEMPFGIADYTVYNQLSVFAPEIRGMWGFVPIPGTLKEDGTIDRTVSSGGSGVIMMEKAEDKDSAWEFMKWWTSEETQTVFGREMEGLMGAAARYPTANIKALDSLPWPVDDYDNLKAQFEWAEGVPEVPGGYFTGRHLFNAFYKTVVGNVEARESIMDYVQYIQDEISTKRREFGL
- a CDS encoding carbohydrate ABC transporter permease, translating into MNIPFQVNARRRIGHAVRMPKKRVNRSAWGTFSLFALLTLFGAFMILPLVYAINNAFKPLDEIFIFPPTLFVRHPTLNNFVDLFNLLGNSWVPFSRYIFNTVFITGAGIIGHVIFASAAAYPLAKHHFPGKKVLFTIVVLSLMFTPAVTAMPNYMIMSWLGLIDTYWAVIIPAFAYSLGLYLMKQFMEQIPDVLLEAAKIDGASEYRIFWTIVMPNVKPAWLTLIILLFQILWGSDGNGFIYSEQLKSLHFAAGQVVAGGIARSGAAAAVALILMSVPITLFVFSQSRIIETMATSGMKD
- a CDS encoding sugar ABC transporter permease; this encodes MQNWWSLKWHEIRANKHSYFLMAPYMILFAVFTVLPVLVSIVLSFTYFNMLEFPKFIGWQNYTRLFLEDDVFLIALKNTLLFAVITGPISYIACFVFAWIINELSPKLRAVMTLVFYAPSISGNVYFIWLMIFSGDRYGIMNGLLLRFGFILEPILWLKTEGYIMPIIILVQLWLSLGTGFLAFIAGLQTVDGTLYEAGAVDGIKNRWQELWYITLPSMRPQLMFGAVIQITTAFAVADVSIALAGFPSVNYAAETIVTHLIDFGTTRFEMGYASAIATVLFLIMVASNLIVQKLLRKVGE
- a CDS encoding NHL repeat-containing protein, whose protein sequence is MIAKKWLLAGTVASLLLSCAAPAPVHAEAVPYESYNYNYWEEAVPAPAAYIPDRTLTGKDLGVGDFLDPADMVVADSGLIYIVDTGNARIICLDSSWRVDKVITGFDNAGKEETFKNPSGLYVNDEGNLFVADTDNGRIVVLSPDGELLRMIEQPESDILPADFKFIPVKVTVDQAERVYVIAKGIFEGIMQFDENGVFIGYVGTNKVKRDYTEYIWRMFSTKAQKAQMALFVPTEFSNIDVDDKGFLYATNIDPGSKEPVKRLNPSGEDVLKRFGYFDVLGDIRYRMSVGPSKFTDIKVLPDGRYSALDANQGKVFTYNDEGDLLYVYGGKGNQTGTFKIPAAIEYAAGSQLVLDRGKGNIVVFKPTRFGSIVNEAVGYHYNGEDAQAVPVWKEVLKLNANYDIAYIGIGKSLLMEKNNKEAMKYFKLGLDRDGYSVAFKRYRREVMQEHFGTFLTSVMLLAAVWIAYRIFGFWRRKRQSRASRQAPHNLKEGNAHEAGFH